The Laspinema palackyanum D2c region TAAACCTGCCTCATTACGAAGCAACATCTAAACATTCACAAGTTTGCAAGTCTTGCAGGAAATCGAAATATCCTGAGCCAAACAGGTGCAAAACGTCTTGTGGGCGGGTCATCGCCACATAAAGTTCCCGTCTGGCTTCAACCGCATCTCCCACACCAAACTGTTGCACCCACAACACAATCACCGCCTTGAACTCTAGCCCTAACGCGGACTTGACCGTAACGATTCGCACTCCCCGTTGAGCAGCACTGTAATGTCGTTTTTCGTCATCGCCTTTCGTAATCCAGCAACATCCCAGTTCCAAGGTTTGCAGTTGTTCGCTCAGGTAAGTGAACGAGTTTTGCTCATGGTGACCGAGATAGCGATAGATAATGGCAATATCCTCGGGCTGATAACCTTGGGCGACTAACCCCTGAATTTGTGAAAGTACCCCTTCGACTTCAGCCTGCCGGTTGTCCATTAGATGCAGGATGGGGCGTTTTCCGCGTCGGAGTGCAGCTTTCGGTTCAACTATCGGAAAGGTCTCGTCATCGTCTTGTTCGCATAGTGACTGAATCATCTCCCAGGCGGCGGATAAAATCTGCTCGGTGTTACGATAGTTCTGGTTGAGCTTCCGCATCCGACCTTGGGCATTGATGCCGACAGATTTCCAGGTGAATTTTTGGCGGTTATAGAAACTTTGGGAGCGGTCGGAAACGATGAGCAAGTCGCCATCTTCTGGGTCTTTGAGTGCAAGTCGGCAAGCGGGAAACCACGAAGGCGAAAACGTATGGGCTTCGTCAATCAGCACCGCATCCCATTTATTTTCTAAGGGCATTTGCTCTAAAATATTGACCAGCCGCTCACCGAGCAAGTCATCGTAATTCTCCTTGTAAACCTGGGGGTTCGGTAGCCCACCTAGAATCGACTTAGCCCACTCGTGAAAGTGCATCACCTCGATTCGTTCTCGGTAAGCTGGGTTGTCATCTTGCTCGATAAGCGATCGCAACCAAGAAGCCAAAGTCATGTTGAAGCACAGCAACAGCACCCGTTTCTCAAACAGCCCACTGGCAACAATTTTGGCCCGACTCAGCAAAATCAGAGTCTTGCCTGAACCGGCCACCCCACAAAATAAACGATGCCCAGATTGTAGCGAACGAGCCAGTTGTTCTTGTTTGTGGTCGAGGGTGCGGATGATAGTTGCATCGGGACGCAAGGATTGCCCTGTTGGAATGCTGGTGGGTTTGGCGGGTTCTTCCCGGATTTTGGCTTCGGGGTGGATGATGCCGCGAATGGTGCTAATTTGGTCTTCTTCTAGTTCCCAAAACTTGAAACGATGGGTGAAGAATTGCTCCAACCGCTTGATGAGTCCGCGCTCTCCCAAGTCCTCCCAGTCTAGCAACTCATCTCGGTAACAAACTTGCGGCTTTTCGAGGAGGGCATACAAATTAGACTCCCGCGCCTGGGCTTCGGTCATGTTCGTCATGATGGCCCCCACACCAATCGGAAATGCGAGTTTGCCTTGATGTTCGCCGTCATCCTGGCAGAGAATCGAATACCCTTTGAGTTGGTGCAGCAACGCATCTAAATAGCCTTTTGCTTGGCGAAGTGGAGACTGACAACTTTCGATTTGCTCCCCTTGATTGACCTGAAAAAACTGGTTATCGGCGCTGGCTATTTGCCTCGCACTCCAGCCTTTGACCTCTAGGACTAGCACCCCAAACGTGGGACCGACCACCACAAAATCGGGATATAGTCCATTCACGCTCGGCTCGTAGTAGACGAAAAAATCATCGGGCAACTCATCTCGGAGCAACTTAAACACTTTCTTCTCGCCCTGACTTGCCTTTGCCGGGACAGCATCGGGAACAATCGCAGCCATCACACCCTCCTCTATTCTTGCAGCCTTGTGGCTACAAAATGACCTGAATTTATTCGTAAGCTGATAATTGCCTCTGAATTGATGAGGCTCAAATCACTCATTTTGTCATTATTAAACTCTATTAATTTGGAGTTGGTGTCTGTTTTGTGTATAACTTCACTAATTGTAATCTATTAATTTGTAGTAGCAAAAATTTGAACAAAACAAGCACAATTTTGTCAATTGGTGGAATTACGGAATTTTTCAGTCAGTTTCAAGCAGTCAAGGAGAATTCCTGGGTGATGCAATTTCACAGGGGACCGACCCAGGGCGACTCCCAGAAACCTAACGGGAAGGTGTCCAACGGTAGCAGTCGCATCTCAAGCCGAATCCACCACCGGCGCAGTGTAACCCAGAGTTGTCAGACCTTGATGCGATCGCTACCGGACTACCACCGACTCAGCCAGAGTATTGACCAGGAATAGTTCAGGGGATTGGGTCGGAACCAGACAAGCCCCTTAACCCGCATCATCTGAGCCATCCGGCTGCAACTCAAACTTGTTGTCACCTTGAATGGTCACATAACCATCAGAGAATCGAACATAAACCGTTTTGGTGTTTAGCGCTCGTTCTACCTGCCCAATTTGGCCGGTGTAGGGCCAGCCTTCTAAGCAGTCATGCAAAATTAATTGCATATTTCTTCCCCAGATTATCGAGGACATTAGTCACATAATCAACTAAATTTTGCCAACTTTTATAAGCTTCTATTTTAATCCATTCATATTTGAGAAATTTCCATAAAATTTCAATTAAATTTAGTTCAGGTGAATACGGAGGCAACCAAAATAGCTCCAGGTTCTTGGTCTTCCATTCTTCTAGTTTCCCTAGGACTGCGTTACTGGTGTGAATTGAAGCTTGGTCCATTACTACGACAGTTCTTTGGGTTAAGTTTTCACTAAATTTATCTAAAAACTTAATCAGTTTTTCGCTGTTTAGGTTTCCCGAATAGGTTTCATATTTTAATTCATTTCGTCGATTCATTACTCCCAATACATTCAACCTTTTACTGGAAGAACTTGGAAGAATAATCCTCTGGAGTTTATCTTGCCATCCGTAAGGTAGTGAAGGCGTCAAAGACATCCCTGATTCATCTAAAAAATGCAAGTCGATTTCTCCATTTTTATCTAACTCTTTTAATTCTTTTAGTTTTTCTAGTTTGAACTCAAGCTCCCATTCAAAGGGACTTCCAGCCAATCCTCTCTTCATTCTTCTCCAGGTCATACCTAACTGCTTTAATATTCTTTTTATCGTGTCTTTGCTGACTTTAACTCCCCATGAGTCTTGAACTTGGTTTATGACCCTTTTTAGGTCTTTTGGTTCTGCTTTTACCCACTCCTTAACTTGCTGTTTTTGGGGAGGAGTTAATTTGGTTTTTCTTCCTCTTCCAGGTTGGTCATACAAGCCGGTTAATTTATTTTGCTCCCAGCGTTGAAACCAGTATTGTAAAGTTCGACGACTTATTTTGAAAACTTCTAATAACTTTTCCATTTTAAAGCCTCTATGACTTAAAAGAATACAATGAGCTCTTTGCCTAACTTTATGATGCTGGCTATTTTGATAAATTCTTTTTAGCATTTTTTCAGTTTCGGGACATAAATTTATAAATTTCATGGATAATTCTCCTTGTTTAGGCATATTTATTGCGTAAATTACTCATTTTACATCAAACTTATAAAATATGCAATTAATTTTGCCTGACCGCTTATCAAGCAAACCACGCGGTCCCCAGGCTGAAAACGAGACTCGCCGTATCGTTTTTTGCCGTGAACATCAGCGCGGATTTCTGCTAGTTCTTTCTGGCGCTCCTGCTCTTTTTTTTGTTGAATTTCTGCTTCTATCCGCTCTCGTTCTTTAAGCTCTTCTACCGTGATATCGTGATATGGAGACTACTTGCTTTACTCCTTAATCGGTAATTTTCTTGATATTCTTCGCATCGTAACAGTGGAGCTTGAGCTGACTCATCTACTTTAGCAATTTCTGTGAGGGCGTGAATTGCATCTTTATAGCGCCAAATATCTCCACTCATCCCCTCGCGTTCCAAAATTTGAATTATCTCCGCATTTCCTGCACCAAATTCTCCTAGTCTCCATAATATTTTGCCAATTAGCTTATAATTATCTCCATACTGAACCCAGCTATGATACATAGCAATTACTTCGGATGCGGATTTTGCTTCAGGCAGTGTACGGAGCAAAACCTCATCAGTGCCATTCGTGTACTTTTCACGAAAAAGACTCATATTATAACTCCTGGTTTAGTTAAATAATTGACGGATTAAAATCGGGTCAATCAACAGCATTATTTTAATGAAATCAACCCTAGCTAAAAGAACGATGCTTCTCGAAAAATAAGCCTTTGAATGCCACCTGCCGACCATCAACCTCCAATTGGGCTAAACTGTAACGGTTTGTACTTATCTCATAATAAGCTTCATGCTTTCTGGATTAATGGAACTAAGTGCATCATATAATCTTGCTTTCCAATGGGTACGCCAGTCATGCGGAGGATATCGTAAGCCGTAACTAGATGGAAGTAGAAGTTGGGAATCAGAAAATCGTTGATGTATGCATGACCGAACATTTCGAGGTAACGGCCTTGGCTGAGGTCGATGCGGACCAACTCATTGAGCTTTTCATCTTCGGCATGAATGCTTGCAAGCAGTTCTTGGGTATTCGCGATATGTTCGTAGGCTGCCGCAACAGAGGTGACTTGTGGATCAAGATTATCCATCGGTTTGCCGCTACACCATAGAGCAAAGTTGCGAGGTTGATTACAGGTAAAAGCAATCTGCGTACCAAAGGGCAGCATATCAGCCGCAATCCGCTGGTCGAGAAAGGACTCACTCTCACCGAAATGCGTCTGGGCTAACTTTAGAAGGTGTTCGAGAGTCGTTAGGCGGCTTTGGAAGAGGGTTACGATTGAATCTATAGTTTGACTGGACATTTTGCGCTCTTTTAATGCAAGGGTCATCGTAGCCGACTTGACCCCCGGCTGCCACTGTATCCAGTTGCGTGGCGATCGCATTAGCCGCCGAGTTTCCAGGAGCCAAAGCGGTTTGTGCAATTGTAGCAGAGACGTATCGCCGCTGCTGATGGCAAACTGCCTCATTTTGATGGGTTGGTGACTCATGCGCGTCGCTTAGATTTCAGGCTGTAAGTTCTTCTTCCTAGAACGTACTGGCAACAATGTCGGTGGTTTGACACATCTTCTCACAACTGGCAAAAATGTTATGCCGATCGCCACTGACTGAGTTAGAAGCAATCGCCACCAATCGACCCGACAAGATTCAGAACCCTTCGCCAACTAACCCGACACAATTCAGAGCCAAAGCATCAGACTCAAACTGCACCGGCGCTCATTCCAAGCTAGATTCATTCCCAGCAATCCAGTTACCATCAAGCCGATCGCTACTGACTGACCCCAAGACAATTTGGAACCCATCGCCGCCGACTAACTTGCAGCCAAGCCACCCGCCGACCATCAACCCAGCGCTCGGCAACCATTCCAGGCAACCGCGATTCGGCCAACGATGCACAGGAACATCAACGGCTCAAAACTAGGCAGTGAGTAATTTACCCAGGCAGTTGCCAACGAGCACGAGAAGGGCATCAACTCAACAAGGCGGCCACTCAGCAACTCCACGAAGTATCAACCTGGTGACTGGCAACTCAACCAGCAGAGCGATCGGCCTCAACTCGGTGAACCCACTCGACACAAGCAATCGCCAACTTGACCAGGGACCGTAACTGGACGAGTGCGATCGGCCTCAACCCGGTGAATCAATTCGACACCAGCGATCGCCAACTTGACCAGGGACCGTAACTGGACGAGTGCGATCGCCCTCACCGAGAATGAATCCACTCGACTAGGCGATCACCAACTTGACCCAGTGAATTGACTCGACTAGGCGATCGGCCTCAACTCGGTGAACCCACTCGACTAGACGATAGGCTCCGGCATAGCTACGCTTACGGCAACCTGACCAGGGGTCGCAACTCAACCAGGCGATCGCATCTCATCAAAGACCACCAACTCCCCGGCAATGGCAACTCACCCAAACGAGCATCCACTCAACCCGTGCGGTCGCCACTCAACCCGGTCCAGTCAGGAATTAGCATCCATCCCCAGGCGTTTAAGATTGACTGGATTGATTGCCCACATTCGGATTCAGCCTGCCTTGTTCCCGTAGTCGGTATCGCAGTGCCACAGTCCTGGTCACCCAACATAGCGATCGCTATCGCATCTAAGACAAACCCGCCCCAACGAGTCCCTATTCAGTTGTTCGCAAATCCATCACGCCATGAATCCCCTCAACCGGACCCGTTCGGATTCCGACAACAAGGACCATGCAGATTGGAAGAACTCCTCAAAATAGTGTTCGTAAATTTCAGAGAACAGATTGCGAATCTCATGGAAGGCATCCGGATTATCAGCGAGGGCCAACCATTCGGCACAGTCTCGGATGTCCTGTTCAGTGGGGGACGCAATTGGGTCGGCTGACGCAGTTTCTGGCTGGGCTGACGCAGTGGCTGACGCAGTGGCTGACGCTGTATCGCTTTGCTGACAAGGAACTGACGCAATGAGGTCAGATTTTTCAACTGATTTCTCAGTTACGTTCACATCAACGATGCAATTGGATGGATTATCTTTTTGTTCAACAGTTGGCAAAATTGCGTCAGTTGCGTCAGTTGCCTTCTGGGTGTGGGTTGTAGCGTCAGGCATTGCGTCAGGACTGACGCAGTTTGCGTCAGGCGGTTCATCCGCAAAGGCCAAGTCCATCAGGTAGGTCCCGTTTTCATCACGACCCTTTCGGGCATTCGTGAAAATGCTGAGGATACGAGCCGGGACCTGGTTGACTGCTTTGCACAGCCGGTCAAATTGGTTGGGTAGGTCGTACCACAGCAATTTTTCCTTGCCCTTGTCGGTTTTTTCCTTTTCCAGAGTCCCTGTGTCCAGGTACCACTGTGTCAACGCCTCCCAGATTTCCCCGGCATAGAGTTTCGACCCTTTGCAGAACGTCAGGCCCGTATCCTTGGCGAACTGCCAGAGGTGGCTCGATTCGCATTGAATCGCTTCCAATGCCTCGGCACAGGCTTGATAGTCGATGCCTTCTGCCATCAGCGCCACCAACGACTCCAGAATTCGATTCAGGAACGCCGGGGCCACGTTTTCCCGGACAAATTCTGGGTCATATTTAAAGCGTGGGTCTGCGGGGAGTTCGTTTTTGGTGGGGTCTGGGTTGCTCTTGAAAGTCTTCGTGAATGCGATGACCCCATAGCGAGTCTCAATCGCGTTCAAGGAAGCAGTCAGTCGGGGTGGGTCGTTGACGTTGAACAGATGGACACATTTGGGGGAAATTTGATACTCGTCCTGGCCCTTGCGTTCAACTGGAAACGAGTTGTCCCCGGTGATGGCAACTTTCAGCATTTGCAATCGGTCCAGTTTCACTTTGTCCGGGTTTTCTGAGGGCCAGTTGACTCGGGAGCGTTCAATCGCGGCCACCGGGAATTTCCGACCGGCATCCGCTTGGGCAAAGTCGCCAAACCCGACACTTGTCAATCCTTGACCGCCATAGAGTAACGAAACCACCTCGCGCAGCGAATCCTTGCCGTTGCTCCCATTTCCTTTCAAGAGCAGGGCTTTGACTTCCCGACCCTTATGGGAACGCACAGTCATCAAATCCAATGATGCGGCAATGGTCCGTAGGAAGACGGCGCGTTGGGCTGGGTCTAGGGCTTCGAGGAGGCGATCGCAATCGGTCGGGTCAGCGTGAGGGTCGTACTTGACTTGTGGGGCATATAGGTAAAGGTGTTTGTTCGGGTCATGCGGAACGAGTTTCCAGGATGGCTTAGGACCCTTCCAAGAAATTTCTAGGACTCCGTTGGTGCAGTTCAGACCGGGGGGATTGGTTTCCGATGAGTCAATGCCCAACGAAATTTTGACCCATTGGAGAATCTCGGCTACCTTGCGCGGGTAAGCGTAGGGGAACCGAACTGAGCCATTTTTCTGGATGACCGGATAGTTATTGCAGTATTGACGAATCCGGCTTAATTCTTTGATGTCTGTGGAATATTCGTAGTGCGTTCCATTCCAAAAATAGAGCTTGCCCTCGACACAAATCCAAGGTTTATCACCGTACAACGATTCAAGTGCTTGCTGGGTAACTTCCACCTGCGGTCCCGCCTCAACGGGTGCGGCAATCGGTCGGCTTGCAGCTTCCTTGAGTTCGGCTTTGAGTTTGGCGACTAACTCCGTTCCCATCGCTGCCACCATCTCGCGGATGTCACCTTTGTTGGGTAGGTCGCGATAAATCGCCAACGGGTCAAGCTGAAGACAAGGCACTTGCTGCCGTGCCGCTGCCGTCACTACTTTCGCCGCTTTGCTGAGTCCTGCTGCATCGTTGTCCGGCAAGATGGCAACTGCTGCATTTTCGTGGACTTCTTGCAGCCGCCGCAGGAAACTTTCCAGTTCGACTTCAGTCCAGGCGCTTCCTTGAAAGGTCACTGCCGCCAGTCCCAGACTCCGGGCAATCTCTACGCAGCCCTCACCTTCGACGAGCAACAGGACCGGGAATCCATCGCTCACTGAACTGATCGCCTGGAATGCTTCCTCTTCCCGGTAGGCTTTCCAGGATTTGTCCCCCTTGGTCCAGACTGGCAACCCATCCTCGTTCAAGTGGCACTGCCGGAATGTCTTGCGATGACCTTTTTTATTGGTATCTTCCCACTCAAACCGATACACCGCTTGGGTTGCACTGTAGCGATACACAATTTCAGTGGCATGGGTTGGCACACCCTTCGGCACAAAACTTGGTTTCTGTTGTTGGGGTGCTTCTGTCACGGAACCCACTCGCACAAGCACCGGCTCTCCTTCTGGCATCTGCACCGGCGCGGGGGCGTCATGACGACGGACGACTGGGGCCATAATCTTAGCGTGCCAGGGGGCCACTGCTTGTCGGATGTCTTGGCATTCGCAGCCGTTCCAACATTGATAAGCGCCATTTTTCGGGTCAACGGTCAGATTGTTATTTTTGCAAACCGGGCAGTAGTAACGGTTTTTGCCTTTTGCGGGTTTCAGAGTTCCGAGGAAGTTGCGGATGTCAAACGAAGAATTTTTCTCAGAGACTGGCAAAACGCTCTGAGAAATGCTACCTTGTTGGTAAAGCATTAGTTATGTGCTCCTGGTCCTTTCAGGGGTTTACTAGAGTCGGGGTGGTTCCAAGCACCTCGGCTCATGCTTTTTATTATACAGATTTTTTCTTCGTTGCAACAAAAATTAAATTAAGAATTGTAAGAGGGGAATCCCTTGCACCAATTGCGTTCCAATTCCTAGTCCCTTAGTAAATGAGACCCACACTAAGGCCATTTGTAATTCATTTGTAATCTGGTTTTAATCCAGTTTAAAATCGCTTTAACACTTGCTGGGTCTAGCTTCTATGGATTCAGGCTAGATTCAGACA contains the following coding sequences:
- a CDS encoding IS630 family transposase; the protein is MKFINLCPETEKMLKRIYQNSQHHKVRQRAHCILLSHRGFKMEKLLEVFKISRRTLQYWFQRWEQNKLTGLYDQPGRGRKTKLTPPQKQQVKEWVKAEPKDLKRVINQVQDSWGVKVSKDTIKRILKQLGMTWRRMKRGLAGSPFEWELEFKLEKLKELKELDKNGEIDLHFLDESGMSLTPSLPYGWQDKLQRIILPSSSSKRLNVLGVMNRRNELKYETYSGNLNSEKLIKFLDKFSENLTQRTVVVMDQASIHTSNAVLGKLEEWKTKNLELFWLPPYSPELNLIEILWKFLKYEWIKIEAYKSWQNLVDYVTNVLDNLGKKYAINFA
- a CDS encoding DUF1993 domain-containing protein, translated to MSHQPIKMRQFAISSGDTSLLQLHKPLWLLETRRLMRSPRNWIQWQPGVKSATMTLALKERKMSSQTIDSIVTLFQSRLTTLEHLLKLAQTHFGESESFLDQRIAADMLPFGTQIAFTCNQPRNFALWCSGKPMDNLDPQVTSVAAAYEHIANTQELLASIHAEDEKLNELVRIDLSQGRYLEMFGHAYINDFLIPNFYFHLVTAYDILRMTGVPIGKQDYMMHLVPLIQKA
- a CDS encoding 3'-5' exonuclease, which codes for MAAIVPDAVPAKASQGEKKVFKLLRDELPDDFFVYYEPSVNGLYPDFVVVGPTFGVLVLEVKGWSARQIASADNQFFQVNQGEQIESCQSPLRQAKGYLDALLHQLKGYSILCQDDGEHQGKLAFPIGVGAIMTNMTEAQARESNLYALLEKPQVCYRDELLDWEDLGERGLIKRLEQFFTHRFKFWELEEDQISTIRGIIHPEAKIREEPAKPTSIPTGQSLRPDATIIRTLDHKQEQLARSLQSGHRLFCGVAGSGKTLILLSRAKIVASGLFEKRVLLLCFNMTLASWLRSLIEQDDNPAYRERIEVMHFHEWAKSILGGLPNPQVYKENYDDLLGERLVNILEQMPLENKWDAVLIDEAHTFSPSWFPACRLALKDPEDGDLLIVSDRSQSFYNRQKFTWKSVGINAQGRMRKLNQNYRNTEQILSAAWEMIQSLCEQDDDETFPIVEPKAALRRGKRPILHLMDNRQAEVEGVLSQIQGLVAQGYQPEDIAIIYRYLGHHEQNSFTYLSEQLQTLELGCCWITKGDDEKRHYSAAQRGVRIVTVKSALGLEFKAVIVLWVQQFGVGDAVEARRELYVAMTRPQDVLHLFGSGYFDFLQDLQTCECLDVAS
- a CDS encoding DUF5906 domain-containing protein; the protein is MLYQQGSISQSVLPVSEKNSSFDIRNFLGTLKPAKGKNRYYCPVCKNNNLTVDPKNGAYQCWNGCECQDIRQAVAPWHAKIMAPVVRRHDAPAPVQMPEGEPVLVRVGSVTEAPQQQKPSFVPKGVPTHATEIVYRYSATQAVYRFEWEDTNKKGHRKTFRQCHLNEDGLPVWTKGDKSWKAYREEEAFQAISSVSDGFPVLLLVEGEGCVEIARSLGLAAVTFQGSAWTEVELESFLRRLQEVHENAAVAILPDNDAAGLSKAAKVVTAAARQQVPCLQLDPLAIYRDLPNKGDIREMVAAMGTELVAKLKAELKEAASRPIAAPVEAGPQVEVTQQALESLYGDKPWICVEGKLYFWNGTHYEYSTDIKELSRIRQYCNNYPVIQKNGSVRFPYAYPRKVAEILQWVKISLGIDSSETNPPGLNCTNGVLEISWKGPKPSWKLVPHDPNKHLYLYAPQVKYDPHADPTDCDRLLEALDPAQRAVFLRTIAASLDLMTVRSHKGREVKALLLKGNGSNGKDSLREVVSLLYGGQGLTSVGFGDFAQADAGRKFPVAAIERSRVNWPSENPDKVKLDRLQMLKVAITGDNSFPVERKGQDEYQISPKCVHLFNVNDPPRLTASLNAIETRYGVIAFTKTFKSNPDPTKNELPADPRFKYDPEFVRENVAPAFLNRILESLVALMAEGIDYQACAEALEAIQCESSHLWQFAKDTGLTFCKGSKLYAGEIWEALTQWYLDTGTLEKEKTDKGKEKLLWYDLPNQFDRLCKAVNQVPARILSIFTNARKGRDENGTYLMDLAFADEPPDANCVSPDAMPDATTHTQKATDATDAILPTVEQKDNPSNCIVDVNVTEKSVEKSDLIASVPCQQSDTASATASATASAQPETASADPIASPTEQDIRDCAEWLALADNPDAFHEIRNLFSEIYEHYFEEFFQSAWSLLSESERVRLRGFMA